Proteins encoded in a region of the Diabrotica undecimpunctata isolate CICGRU chromosome 10, icDiaUnde3, whole genome shotgun sequence genome:
- the LOC140452236 gene encoding uncharacterized protein yields MGSSKTSLCLRTKYNNMKKNVKKKFAEEKNYLRCTGGGPSINVDISSTDNTIKEMLGDTVTGFVSNYDADSDKHNPANDVATEDFQEELIIEYVGETEPTVNSEESCEKSINDSMKITLMPETPTTNSTHWSKYNTVKLKRPKSSELRLKNDEKNIQKKVSTWALSKTELVELQRKCFLEEHQLKLQHMQEKHELHMNIQKEDWEIEKKILLLEKEKHMFK; encoded by the exons ATGGGCAGTTCAAAAACAAGTTTATGTTTAAGAACAAAATACAACAACATGAAAAAAAATGTCAAGAAAAAATTTgcagaagaaaaaaattatttgagaTGTACAGGAGGAGGGCCTTCAATTAATGTGGATATTTCCAGTACAGACAACACAATTAAGGAAATGTTAGGAGATACTGTAACTGGTTTTGTTTCTAACTATGACGCCGATTCAGACAAACACAATCCTGCTAATGATGTTGCCACAGAAGATTTTCAAGAAGAATTAATCATAGAATATGTTGGTG aaacagAACCCACAGTAAACTCAGAAGAAAGTTGTGAAAAAAGCATTAATGATTCAATGAAGATTACTTTAATGCCAGAAACCCCCACGACCAATTCAACCCATTGGTCAAAATATAATACTGTAAAACTGAAAAGGCCGAAGTCCTCAGAGTTGAGAttaaaaaatgatgaaaaaaatattcaaaaaaaagtTTCGACTTGGGCTTTATCCAAAACAGAATTAGTGGAACTGCAACGAAAATGTTTTCTTGAAGAGCACCAACTAAAACTTCAGCATATGCAAGAAAAACATGAATTGCATATGAATATTCAAAAGGAAGATTGggaaattgaaaagaaaatactGCTTCtagaaaaagaaaaacatatgtttaaatag